CGGGACGTGCCGGGCGCTCCGGACTTCACGCCGGCCCTTCGTGCCTGGGGGCAGGTGTGCTCGCGACCCGAGCCTGGCCTGGCGCTGTTGACGATGGGCCGCAGGGACGTGTCGTACGACGCGGGCCTGCCGAACCCGCGGCTGCGCAGCCGGCCGCGCGACGACGTCCCCACGCCATTGCGCGGCATGCGAGTGACGGCGCTGAACGACCAGCATGCGTTCGTCGAGATACGCGAGGGAGCGGAGCTGGATGTCGGCGACTGGGTCGGCAGCGGCATCTCGCACCCGTGCACGTCCTTCGAGCGGTGGCAGGTGATCCCCGTCGTGGAGGGCACGACGGTCGTCGACTTCGTCCACACGTTCTTCTGAGCCGGGAGGTGAGGCGTCGTGCGCTTCGACGGTCGGGTGGTCCTCGTCACCGGTGCGGTCGGTGGTATCGGCGCGGAGCTGTGCCGGCGGTTCGTCGCGGAGGGCGCGGTCGTCGTCGGCGCCGATCTCGACGACGAGGCGGTGCGCCGGCAGGCGGAGCGTGACGGCTGGGCGCGGGGCGTCCGCCTCGACGTCACCGACGGCCCGCGGGTCAGGGAGACGTTCGCGGCGCTGGCGGCCGGCGTGGGACCGGTCGACGTGCTCGTCAACAACGCCGCGGCGTGCGACGACGCGGACTTCGCCCACCTGACCGAGGAGCACTGGGACCGCGAGGTGGCGGTCACGCTGAAGGGCACGTTCCTCTGCTCCCAGGCGGCGCTGCCGGCGATGATCGAGCGCGGCGGGGGAGCGATCCTCAACGTGGCGTCGGTCAACGCCGTGACGTACGCGGGCAACGAGGCGTACAGCGCGGCGAAGGCGGGCATGCTGAGCCTCACCCGCAGCATCGCGGTGCGCTACGGCGGCCGCGGGGTGCGGTGCAACGCAGTGCTGCCCGGCACGATCCACA
Above is a window of Streptosporangiales bacterium DNA encoding:
- a CDS encoding SDR family oxidoreductase, with the protein product MRFDGRVVLVTGAVGGIGAELCRRFVAEGAVVVGADLDDEAVRRQAERDGWARGVRLDVTDGPRVRETFAALAAGVGPVDVLVNNAAACDDADFAHLTEEHWDREVAVTLKGTFLCSQAALPAMIERGGGAILNVASVNAVTYAGNEAYSAAKAGMLSLTRSIAVRYGGRGVRCNAVLPGTIHTPVWDTRLAVDPTVLDRVTKWYPLGRVGAPADVAEAILFLCSAQAAWITGAALPVDGGLLAGNVALTDDIVIAGGDG